One window of Leptotrichia sp. oral taxon 498 genomic DNA carries:
- the trpA gene encoding tryptophan synthase subunit alpha: protein MNSIKNVFEKKRQNGEKTNIGYVVAGYPNLEFTKKFLENLDKTSIDILEVGVPYSDPLADGKLISEASFAASEAGVTTDTVFDLINEVKEKVTKPLVFLIYYNLIFSYGIDKFIKKCVECGIKGLLVPDLPYEEAKELFEKAKKNNIDFIPFVSVTSQDRIEKVASRGSGFVYAIGSLGVTGSKQVDLPRLEKFIENIRTKTDLPVSLGFGIKNNDNVNTMRKFADGVIVGTSIVEITKSNDVNFTIQKINELFK, encoded by the coding sequence ATGAATAGTATAAAAAATGTATTTGAGAAAAAAAGACAAAATGGAGAAAAAACAAATATTGGCTATGTTGTCGCAGGTTATCCAAACTTGGAATTTACAAAAAAATTCTTAGAGAATTTGGATAAGACAAGCATTGATATATTAGAAGTTGGAGTTCCCTATTCAGATCCACTGGCTGATGGAAAACTTATTTCTGAAGCTTCTTTTGCAGCATCAGAAGCTGGAGTTACAACAGATACAGTATTTGATTTGATAAATGAAGTGAAAGAGAAAGTTACAAAACCGCTTGTATTTTTAATTTATTATAATTTAATTTTTTCTTATGGAATTGACAAATTTATTAAAAAATGTGTAGAATGTGGCATAAAAGGACTTTTGGTTCCTGATTTGCCTTATGAGGAAGCTAAAGAACTGTTTGAGAAAGCTAAAAAAAATAATATTGATTTTATTCCTTTTGTGAGTGTGACTTCACAGGATAGAATTGAAAAAGTTGCATCTAGGGGAAGTGGATTTGTATATGCAATTGGTTCGCTCGGAGTGACAGGAAGTAAACAAGTTGACTTACCAAGACTTGAAAAATTTATTGAAAATATTAGAACGAAAACTGATTTGCCTGTGTCATTGGGATTTGGAATAAAAAATAATGACAATGTTAATACAATGAGAAAATTTGCAGATGGAGTTATAGTTGGGACAAGTATAGTTGAGATCACAAAATCAAATGATGTAAATTTTACTATACAAAAGATAAATGAACTTTTTAAATAA
- the trpB gene encoding tryptophan synthase subunit beta → MENKKAYFGEFGGQFVPETVMTALFELEKAYDELKDDKEFYENFEDLLKNYVGRETPLYYAKSLSDYYNHDIYLKREDLNHTGAHKINNALGQVLLAKKMGKKKVIAETGAGQHGVATATAAALLGLECDVYMGAVDIERQKLNVFRMELLGAKVVSVEDGLKTLKEATTAAIQAWVAEIETVFYVIGSVVGPHPYPTIVRDFQSIIGKEARHQIEDLGKHADHVIACVGGGSNAIGIFSGFLDDKTTKLYGVEAGGLGIDTDKHAATLTLGREGIIHGMKTYVLQNKYGQILPVHSISAGLDYPGIGPEHSYLHDMKRAIYAPVTDKEAMDALILVTRKEGIIPAIESAHALAYLEKLCPTLSKDRRETIIVNVSGRGDKDMHTVFSVLRGDDVNE, encoded by the coding sequence ATGGAAAATAAAAAAGCATATTTTGGAGAATTTGGAGGGCAGTTTGTTCCAGAAACGGTAATGACGGCATTATTTGAGTTGGAAAAAGCTTACGATGAATTGAAGGATGACAAGGAATTTTATGAAAATTTTGAAGATTTGCTGAAAAATTATGTTGGAAGAGAAACGCCACTTTATTATGCAAAAAGTTTGAGCGACTATTACAACCACGACATTTATTTGAAAAGAGAGGACTTGAATCACACGGGAGCACATAAAATTAATAATGCGCTTGGACAAGTTTTACTTGCAAAAAAAATGGGAAAAAAGAAAGTTATTGCTGAAACTGGGGCTGGACAGCATGGGGTTGCGACTGCTACAGCTGCGGCACTTCTTGGGCTTGAATGTGATGTTTATATGGGAGCAGTTGACATTGAGCGTCAAAAATTGAATGTGTTTAGAATGGAGCTTTTAGGAGCGAAAGTTGTTTCGGTTGAAGATGGGCTTAAAACATTGAAAGAAGCTACTACTGCGGCAATTCAGGCTTGGGTTGCGGAGATTGAAACTGTATTTTATGTAATTGGTTCTGTTGTTGGACCACATCCTTATCCTACGATTGTTAGAGATTTTCAGTCGATTATTGGAAAAGAAGCTAGACATCAGATTGAAGATTTAGGGAAACATGCTGACCATGTGATTGCTTGTGTTGGTGGAGGAAGTAACGCGATTGGGATTTTTAGCGGATTTTTAGATGACAAAACTACGAAATTGTATGGTGTTGAAGCTGGGGGGCTTGGAATTGATACGGATAAACATGCTGCTACGTTGACGCTTGGAAGAGAAGGGATTATTCATGGAATGAAAACTTATGTGCTTCAAAATAAATATGGGCAAATTTTACCAGTTCACTCGATTTCAGCAGGACTTGATTATCCTGGAATAGGACCTGAACATTCGTATTTACATGATATGAAAAGGGCAATTTATGCGCCGGTTACTGATAAAGAAGCGATGGATGCACTAATTTTGGTAACTAGAAAAGAAGGGATAATACCTGCGATAGAAAGTGCTCATGCACTTGCTTATCTGGAAAAACTTTGTCCGACACTTTCTAAAGATAGAAGAGAAACTATAATTGTAAATGTATCTGGACGAGGAGATAAAGATATGCATACAGTGTTTTCAGTATTGAGAGGAGATGACGTTAATGAATAG
- a CDS encoding phosphoribosylanthranilate isomerase: MEKNKTLLKICGIRSIEEMEELKGLDIDYIGCIFAKSPRQVNIEIASQIVKIAHKNEKKVVGVFVNAMIRDIVRIVETLKIDVVQLHGNETAEYCEELGKALERIHKNYLNDLKNDVKSIKDKTVIWKSFAVKNKLPNINDYKSFIEYPLFETKGEKAGGNGKTFNWQILKEVSPYSFILAGGISTENVEAAISYRPAVVDVNSKVEIDNRKNKKLVEKIIEIVKS; encoded by the coding sequence TTGGAAAAGAATAAAACTTTACTAAAAATTTGTGGGATTCGGTCGATTGAGGAAATGGAAGAATTAAAAGGACTTGACATTGATTATATTGGATGTATTTTTGCAAAAAGTCCAAGGCAAGTGAATATTGAAATTGCAAGTCAAATTGTAAAAATTGCGCATAAAAATGAAAAAAAAGTCGTTGGCGTGTTTGTAAATGCAATGATTAGAGATATTGTGAGAATTGTGGAAACGCTTAAAATTGATGTTGTACAGCTTCACGGAAATGAAACAGCGGAATATTGTGAAGAGCTGGGAAAAGCGCTTGAGAGAATTCATAAAAATTATTTGAATGATTTGAAAAATGATGTAAAAAGTATTAAAGATAAAACTGTGATTTGGAAAAGTTTTGCTGTGAAAAATAAACTTCCAAATATCAATGATTATAAATCATTTATCGAATATCCACTTTTTGAAACAAAAGGCGAAAAAGCGGGTGGAAATGGAAAAACTTTTAATTGGCAAATTTTAAAGGAAGTGAGTCCATATTCATTTATTTTAGCTGGAGGAATCTCAACAGAAAATGTGGAAGCAGCAATATCTTATAGACCAGCGGTAGTTGATGTAAATAGCAAAGTTGAAATTGATAACAGAAAAAATAAAAAATTAGTAGAAAAAATAATTGAAATTGTAAAAAGTTAA
- a CDS encoding indole-3-glycerol phosphate synthase TrpC — protein MDILEKIKIKRDIQLEEELKSFKQPSLKKALNQKGIQIIGEIKRASPSKGKIAKDDFDLLKQAQSYVDKGVAAFSILTEKEYFKGENEFIKIVREKFPEMPILRKDFIYTLFQVAHAKFLGASAILLIVRMLDDKTLCELHKLAHDLELDVLVEIHDEVELERALKIPDLEILGVNNRNLDTFEVDILTTKKLVDKIPAEMKEKLILVGESGFMTKDDLEYAKTIGVDGLLIGEALMRGNLNFEKI, from the coding sequence ATGGATATTTTAGAAAAAATAAAAATTAAAAGAGATATACAGCTTGAAGAAGAATTAAAGTCTTTTAAGCAACCATCTTTAAAAAAGGCACTTAATCAAAAAGGAATTCAGATTATTGGGGAAATTAAGAGAGCTTCTCCATCGAAGGGAAAAATTGCAAAAGATGATTTTGATTTGTTAAAACAAGCTCAAAGTTATGTGGATAAAGGGGTTGCAGCTTTTTCGATATTGACAGAAAAAGAATATTTTAAAGGGGAGAATGAGTTTATAAAAATTGTTCGGGAAAAATTTCCAGAAATGCCGATTTTGAGGAAGGATTTTATTTATACTCTGTTTCAGGTGGCGCATGCTAAGTTTTTAGGGGCTTCGGCAATACTTCTTATTGTGAGAATGTTGGATGATAAGACTTTGTGTGAGTTGCATAAATTGGCACATGATTTGGAGCTTGATGTTTTGGTTGAAATTCATGATGAGGTTGAGTTGGAACGAGCTTTAAAGATACCTGACTTGGAAATTTTGGGAGTGAATAATAGAAATCTTGATACTTTTGAAGTGGATATTTTGACAACAAAAAAATTGGTAGATAAAATTCCAGCTGAAATGAAAGAAAAACTTATTCTTGTTGGAGAAAGCGGTTTTATGACAAAAGATGATTTGGAATATGCAAAAACTATTGGAGTTGATGGTCTTTTGATTGGGGAAGCGCTTATGAGAGGAAATTTGAATTTTGAAAAAATTTAA
- a CDS encoding DUF3791 domain-containing protein: MSKEMNFFIYLLEKYADKKNKNASDILKEWDKLNITQLIYSMYEKYHTETLENAFEDIDKIIESKRN, translated from the coding sequence ATGTCTAAAGAAATGAATTTTTTTATATATTTATTGGAAAAATATGCAGATAAAAAAAATAAAAATGCGAGTGATATTTTAAAAGAATGGGATAAACTTAATATAACACAATTAATATACAGTATGTACGAAAAATATCATACGGAAACTTTAGAAAACGCATTTGAAGATATTGATAAAATTATAGAAAGTAAGAGAAATTGA
- a CDS encoding DUF3990 domain-containing protein — MKLYHGSNVKVKNPRIITNTRLLDFGYGFYLTSDFKQAKKWAKLTQKRRQQGIATVSVYEISKEQLKNLKVLYFESANREWLKFVTQNRSNNIINNENWDIIIGPVANDNTMPVINLYLNGIYDENEALKRLLPQNLKDQYTFKTEKALKYLKFLEVEL, encoded by the coding sequence GTGAAATTGTATCATGGAAGTAATGTCAAAGTAAAAAATCCTAGAATTATCACAAATACTAGGCTCTTAGATTTTGGATATGGTTTTTATCTAACTTCGGATTTTAAACAGGCTAAAAAATGGGCAAAGCTGACTCAAAAACGGAGACAACAAGGAATTGCAACAGTTTCCGTGTATGAAATAAGCAAGGAGCAATTAAAGAATTTGAAAGTTTTATATTTTGAATCAGCCAATAGAGAATGGCTTAAATTTGTTACTCAAAATAGGAGCAATAATATAATAAATAATGAAAATTGGGATATTATAATAGGACCTGTTGCAAACGATAATACAATGCCTGTTATCAATCTCTATTTAAATGGAATCTACGATGAAAACGAGGCTTTAAAAAGACTTTTACCTCAAAATCTTAAAGATCAGTATACTTTTAAAACAGAAAAGGCTCTTAAATATTTAAAATTTTTGGAGGTGGAATTATGA
- a CDS encoding DUF5301 domain-containing protein: MSFMKTIQSKYLILVTLILAILGFFLYSTSTRKINFNPEKIARIEVFSKERKIKDINSPNKIDDIVKILKQLRSRTESVNDFPNLEKYYLLKIEELNVYIYENDKKYYVEVPYNAIYLINKIQYNKLLEIVK, encoded by the coding sequence ATGAGTTTTATGAAAACTATACAAAGTAAGTATTTGATTTTAGTAACTTTAATATTGGCTATTTTAGGATTTTTTCTTTATAGTACCAGTACAAGAAAAATCAATTTTAATCCTGAAAAAATTGCTAGAATAGAAGTTTTTAGCAAAGAGAGAAAAATTAAAGATATAAATTCTCCTAATAAAATAGATGACATTGTAAAAATATTGAAACAATTGAGAAGCAGAACAGAATCTGTAAATGATTTTCCAAATCTAGAAAAATATTATTTGTTAAAAATTGAAGAACTAAATGTTTATATTTATGAGAATGATAAAAAATATTATGTAGAAGTTCCGTATAATGCTATTTATCTAATAAACAAAATTCAATATAATAAATTGTTAGAAATAGTGAAATAG